A genomic region of Dactylococcopsis salina PCC 8305 contains the following coding sequences:
- a CDS encoding DUF1823 family protein: MLNLPPLNQDTLWGILREEIPDRTVNELVWHYLGYRYDSQQQAWHNEQVPSEWRDTYPQPPDFIESRPATVKLTRSIPKPNKQLLKEKLGFKGYKIGEFGPRQTRRATMVNWLLSYMQDQGWLD, translated from the coding sequence ATGTTGAATTTACCTCCCCTAAATCAAGATACCTTATGGGGAATTCTACGAGAGGAAATACCCGATCGAACGGTTAACGAATTAGTTTGGCACTATCTGGGTTATCGCTATGATTCCCAGCAACAAGCATGGCATAATGAACAAGTGCCATCGGAGTGGCGCGACACTTACCCCCAACCTCCTGATTTTATTGAGAGTCGTCCAGCTACTGTCAAACTTACTCGATCGATTCCGAAGCCGAATAAACAACTTTTAAAGGAGAAACTCGGCTTTAAGGGCTACAAAATTGGTGAATTTGGTCCCCGACAAACGAGACGCGCCACCATGGTAAACTGGTTGCTCAGTTATATGCAGGATCAAGGATGGCTCGATTAA
- a CDS encoding thioredoxin family protein, producing MVKTASTMLDLGTKAPNFQLPDTVSGETISLETFADKKGLLVMFICQHCPFVKHIKSELARIGKDYVEKGLGVVAISSNSVETHPDDAPENLKAMAEEEGFNFPFCYDETQEVAKAYTAACTPDFFLFDRDRSLVYRGQLDDSSPGNDEPVNGKDLRAAIENVLADQPVNPEQQPSIGCNIKWAPGNEPPYFQG from the coding sequence ATGGTTAAAACTGCTTCTACAATGTTGGATTTAGGGACAAAAGCTCCCAACTTTCAACTTCCTGATACGGTTTCTGGGGAAACGATTTCCCTAGAGACATTTGCCGATAAAAAAGGGTTGTTGGTGATGTTTATTTGTCAACATTGTCCTTTTGTTAAGCATATTAAATCAGAGTTGGCTCGCATTGGGAAAGATTATGTGGAGAAGGGCTTAGGAGTGGTTGCGATTAGCTCTAATAGCGTCGAAACTCATCCTGATGATGCTCCTGAAAATCTTAAGGCGATGGCGGAAGAAGAAGGGTTTAATTTCCCTTTCTGCTATGACGAAACCCAAGAGGTGGCTAAAGCCTATACAGCTGCTTGTACTCCTGATTTTTTCCTATTCGATCGCGATCGCAGTCTAGTTTATCGTGGACAACTTGATGATAGTAGTCCAGGCAATGATGAACCCGTAAATGGGAAAGACTTGCGAGCTGCGATCGAAAATGTTTTAGCGGATCAACCAGTGAACCCCGAACAACAACCGAGTATCGGCTGTAATATCAAGTGGGCGCCTGGTAATGAACCACCTTATTTTCAAGGTTAA